The Verrucomicrobiia bacterium genomic interval TGCCGCCGGCCCGGAGGCGGTCCTCGACTTCGGAGGCCGCATCCGGGGGGGCGACCAGCTTCAGCAACTGGACGGCGATGTTCTGGTCGGCATCCGGCTTGGGTTCCGACGGCAGCCGGCTGTCCGTCTTGATGGCCATGATCTTCTTCCGGAGGGCCTTTTCGTCGGCGAAGATCTCAATGGTGTTGCCGTAGCTCTTGCTCATTTTCCGGCCGTCTGTTCCCGGCACCACGGCGACCGCGTCGCGGATGCGCGGTTCGGGAATCACGAAGACCTCTCCGTACACGGTATTGAACTTGCCCGCGATGTCCCGGGTCATCTCGAGGTGCTGCTTCTGGTCCCGCCCCACCGGCACGACATTTGCGTCGTAGAGGAGGATGTCGGCGGCCATCAGCACCGGGTAGGCGAAGAGCCCGTGGTTGACCTTCTCGACGTCGCCTTCACCCAGTGTGGCCATCTTGTCCTTGTAACTGTGGGCGCGCTCCAGGAGGCCCATCGGGGTGACCGTGCTCAGCAGCCAGGCGAGCTCGGTGACGGCGGGCACGTCGCTTTGCCTCCAGAAAATGCATCGTGCGGGATCCAGCCCGCAGGCGAGGAAATCCAGGGCGACGTCGCGGGTGTATTCCCGCCGGCGGACCGGGTCCGTGAGCGAGGTCATCGAGTGGTAGTCCGCGATGAAGTAGTAGGTTTCCCCCTGTTCCTGAAGCTCGATGGCGGGACGCATGGCCCCGAAGTAATTGCCCAGATGCAGGGCGCCGCTGGGCTGGATGCCCGTCAAGATCCGCATGGGGCGACCATGCGGAACCGGATGGCTGCGAGGCAAGCCACGGCCATCCGGCAGCCGGCGCTGGAGTGGAATGGTGTCCTGCCTCCCCGGAGCCGCGAATCTCCCGTTGGGGAGTCGCACCAGCCGGTGGTCGGGTTCGGGCTGATCTGACCAGCCGACCCACCTGTACGTGTGCCCGCTTGCTGGGTTCCCAAAGCCGGCTCGCGGGTGATTAGGCCGGCGGATCCGTGGGCCAGGGGGCGTTTGCGGATTGAAGGCGTGGAACAGCTCTGGCTACGCTTCCCCCTGTGCATTCGGCGCCGCGATTCCGGGTCATTTCAAACCGAAAGTCCCCGGGACTCAGGGTTCGCCATGGTCTTCCTGGCGCCCTTGCCAGGGCGCGGCCTGACCAGAAACCTGCCGCCATATGAGGCGTTCGAAAGTGATCCGGCCCATTGTCACCCGATTCCCATCCTTTGCCGAAGTGGAGGCTGCGGACCGCGCCTGGCAACGTTCCCTGACCCCGCTGGAACGGCTGCGTCAACTGGAGCTCGCCCGCCAATATGCCTACGGACCTTCGGTATCTGAGCGACGACTTCCGCGAGTTCCTAACCTGTCTAAACGAAGCTGGGGTTGAGTAGCTGCTCGTGGACGGCCACGCCGTGGCGTACCACGGATATTTTCGCCCCACGCAGGATTTGGATGTCTGGGTCGCCGTCTCCGAGGTCAATGCCAGCCGGCTCGTCAGCGCGATCCAGGCGTTCTTCGGCGGCCCATTTGAAGGCCTGTCATCGGAGTGGTTCCTTGACGGGGAAAATGTCACCCGACTCGGAGCGGTGCCGAACCTCATCGAGATTCTTCCGAGAATCTCCGGCGGAGATTTTCGAAGCGCCTTTGCCCGACGGGTGACCGCCACGATGAACGGCCAGCCGGTGAACTTCATCAGCCGGGAAGACCTTCTGGTCAACAAGGGGGCTAGCGGCCGAATGAAGGACCTGGCCGACGTCGAGCAGCTGACCATGCCCGGGTAACCTCCGGATTCCCCGCCGGATACTTTGCCGGAGGGGAGAACCAGC includes:
- the trpS gene encoding tryptophan--tRNA ligase is translated as MRILTGIQPSGALHLGNYFGAMRPAIELQEQGETYYFIADYHSMTSLTDPVRRREYTRDVALDFLACGLDPARCIFWRQSDVPAVTELAWLLSTVTPMGLLERAHSYKDKMATLGEGDVEKVNHGLFAYPVLMAADILLYDANVVPVGRDQKQHLEMTRDIAGKFNTVYGEVFVIPEPRIRDAVAVVPGTDGRKMSKSYGNTIEIFADEKALRKKIMAIKTDSRLPSEPKPDADQNIAVQLLKLVAPPDAASEVEDRLRAGGTGYGDVKKALWEHCWAHFAEPRKRRAELAAHLDQVDAILRDGAERATAVASRVIARARAACGLSR